The following nucleotide sequence is from Aedes aegypti strain LVP_AGWG chromosome 3, AaegL5.0 Primary Assembly, whole genome shotgun sequence.
ATTGCCTGTATAGCAATTACTGGTGCAGCATGCAGTACACCCACCTCTGCCTTAGACGCGATGcttaatctgccccggctggatcaattcataaagctggacgCTGAGAAAAGTGCGTTGAGGCTGAAACGAACAAAAACCCTACTATCAGGTGATCTTACgggtcacctcagtatattaaatgaattttatataaatcaaaTTGTAGAAAAGTGTAGTGACAGGATGGAAATGGTAGTCAACTATGACATACCCTATAAGGTGATCATGTCTTCTCGTCAAGAATGGGAAGAAGGTGGACCCAACATCCCTCCAGGttctattaaattctacacagatggttccaaAATGAATAATCTGGCAGGTTCTGGAGTCTACGGACCCCGAACAAAAACCTCAATTCACTTAGGACAGTGGTCTACAGTATTTCAGGCAGAAATATATGCTATCTTagaatgtgcgttactatgcctGAAGAGGAAATACAGACACGCAAGTATATGTATTCTCTCCGACAGCCAAGCGGCTCTTCAGGCGCTTAACACTTACACGTGTAACTCAAAactagtgtgggaatgcattctagcTTTGAAAAAACTAGCTCTCTGCAATCGAGTTAacctatattggatcccagggCATGCGGGTCTAGAGGGAAACGAAATTGCTGATGAGCTGGCCAGAAACGGATCTGCTAATAGGTTCACTGGCCCCGAGCCATTTTTCGGAATATCAGACAGTTTCTTAAAAATGGAACTGAACAACTGGCTGGTTAGCCAGACCTCATCAAACTGGGATGCATCTCCTAATACGAGTCAGTCAAAAAGGCTTGTAAATATAAACCCAAAGATAACCCAACAACTATTAGGTCTCAGCAAAAGGGATCTCAGTTTATACACTGGTCTAGTAACAGGACACTGCCCCAGCAGATATCATTTACAAAAGATCGGTGTTGTTCAAAACTCCAACTGTCGCTTCTGTGACGATGAGCGAGAAACATCAGAACACCTCATCTGCTATTGCAGTGCACAAATCCATCGTAGGTCCAGGATATTTGGTAAGCCCTTCTTAGAGCCTGCCGATATAAGGATCGCAACCCCCAGCAATGTTATAGGCTTTATTAAGCTAATTGCACCAGACTGGGGGAATTCTCACACTGCAGCTTAGgaccattatttctcaataataaGGTGTTCATGAGCTCAGAAGTACATAGATCATTTAGTGACATACATGTCACTGGATGATGTATGTACTATACATACAGTAAAAGGGGACATCACAATAGTTCAAGTTAATTGGACGCAGTGATTCAACACCCGACAAAGAAGGAggaatgtctacattgaatacaaatttacgcatttgtacgtcctgccgtttaaacgttgacaaacgggcaatctgtacatcatcggtggatcaggttgcaggaagttcgaaaacaacaacaactgaggaattactagatgcaccgacaacaactgaggagttaccagaagtaccaagtgcagatagtcttgccacggtaccatcagcgacatctgtttcaacaaatcaatcagaagatgagtgcatccagaaggtcaacatcgaacgcttcaacgaagggatagctggaataaaagtgactccgattaaatagacgaagatgggttacgtcaattatcccgagaaaaaataccgtgaaatcaacgaagctgtacgaagaaacctcttcaaattaggacctgaggatgtggaaaatacagactacgatgaggtaattatgaatatgaaggaaaggttctcgaatctagccacgacaaggaaagaaaaattattgattttgtcgatgctgccaagctcgtggtctattcaagacgccattgatgagttcaaaaccaatagaaatacagcaaaagaggcaaaacaattaaaaaataactgtcttgcaaccaaaaatgctaggtcgagtacttcattaacagatgagacaaaagaaaaaataattcaatattttgaagacgatgaagtaagtagagctatgcctggccaaaaagattatgtatctgtaaaaaagatggaaagcgtcaagcaatccaaaaacgattaatgatgactactttgaaagaagcgtatacacgcttcaaggaaattaacgaaaatattaaggtaggtttttcctcatttgcaagccttcgtccaaggcaatgcaagcttctatccaattcaggaacacataatgtttgtgtgtgcacaacacacgaaaatattaacctaatcttacatagtttgaaaagaatcaatttatcaaaggatattaaaatgttaactggtattcttttgtgtgaaaatacagcatcaaattgctatctacgatcttgttcggattgtccagattcttcatcattggaaaatactttattcgctgagtttgaagaaaattatattgatcagttatcatttgagcaatgggtgaccacagataggtgtgacctataaactattgtaaaacctgtagatgagtttgtgtcatatttttgcttgaaattagaaagtttaattcctcacgactttattaaaacagagcaatcccgctttttaaaaaatacgaaaaatacattacaagatggtgaatttttagtcatttgtgatttttctgaaaactatagctttgtattgcaagatgaagtgcagtcccatcactggaacgtacaacaagctacaattcatccattcgttatttatttcaatggaagtacgcaaattgaacattttagttttattgtaatttccgaagatttaagacacgactcagtatctgtacatttgttcattgccaaaatgattaactatttacgcgttgataaggataaagaaatcagaaagatatatttcatgtctgatggagcagcatcgcagtacaaaaaccgtaagaatttttcgagcctatgtcaatttaaatcaaagtacggaattgatgcagaatggcatttctttgctacgtcacatggcaaaggtccttgtgatgctattggaggaaccataaagcgcatggccacaagagcaagtttagccaaagaacgtgagcatccaattaaaactgcaaaagaactatttgattgggcgaatcgcagaaaagaagaagatttaacaaaattatcattttgttttactactactgaagagtacgaattgacggcatcagagctcagcgagcaatataataacgcgaaaacgatccaaggaacccaaaaatttcactgtttcattccattgtcagaaaataaaattaaagcaaaactatactcgaactgtactgataatgatgcaaaagtgttcgatattgtaaaaaaattgaatgacaataaataaataaataagtattaataaaatgttttcatgatctcataacgcatacccaaatccaaaacttttaaagtttatatataacatttagaaactcatcgatcatactctaaaaaaaaatatcctggtaaatttttttttttattttcgtgtaatctgttaattcattttaatttatacatatatacatatacatataatatttatacatatacataatatttatacatataatatacataatactaatgaatacatgaaaacgacttgtttaattcacgcaaggcccttaacaataaaatcagcaacaaactgcggttcccgtaataatttacacctaaaaaaaattttttttttctattaaatgtgaaaattgtgacatgtttgaaatgtcataacttttttgtttattggtttaccatcaccaaatttttatggtagatagctaatataatggaccgttttccctcaaaaaattacgaattaaaaaatttaccaaattttggtgctgttgcttggaattacTCTAAATATAAACATACAAAATTCACCcagtttttttatttcattcattTGAAAGctgaattttcatttatttcgaaTTCTACATTATATGCATTTTGGGGCTATTTTTCTGATTCAATTCTACCAAAGTAAAGTTCTAGGACTCGTGacaaattcccggaggaactctggaggatttctaGAAGGGTCTGGGAAAATTCTCACAGTAACTCCAGAAGCATTCCTAAGAGACTCCGGACTATTTCTCAGGATtcactggaggaactctgaagaactcctggagaaattccgatgacggaaattcgaaggaaataccgGTGGAgctcggggcccagatagccgtagcggtaaacgcgcagctattcagcaagaccaagctgagggtcgttgaggatcttttcgagttggaaattttctcgacttcccagggcataaagtatacctgccacatgatatacgcatgcaaaaataatcattggcatagtaagctctcagttaataactgtggaagtgctcatagaacactgctgaaaagcaggctctgtcccagtggggacgtaacgccagaatgaagaagaagaaaaaccggtggagctccaaaggaattcttgaaaggcTTCCAGAAAATTCATGGTAGAATTCCGAAAGATttgctggaggaactgctgaataattatttgagaaactccggagaaatGCCTGGAACTATGGAGGGcatcccggaggaactctaCAGAAATTTGTGGAGCATattcaaaggaatttctggaggagcttcaaggaatttctgaaggaactccaaaGCAATCTATGGAGGATATGgggctccaaaggaattcctgaaaaaagttttgaaagaattccttgaggaactgttagaagaattcctggagaagctccgaaagtattcctggagaacctctgaaggaattcctgaagaaacctcGAAGCAAATcttaaaggaattccgaagaaatcttCAAAGGAATGTCCAGAgtaagaattcttgcaggaactctgaaggatttttcagagaaaGTTTGCAAGAATTGCTGGAAGAACTGCGTAGGAACTGCAGGATGAactctgaaaattttcttgtAGGATGCCCAAGGCAACTCTTAAGGAAGAATCCAAGTAAgaattcttaaggaattccgttGAAAAAaggaggaattccaaaaaaatcctggtggaagtctggagcaattcctgaaagaactacgGAAAAAAATTTCCGACACAAgcacatggaagaatggtagtcgagacctgtcaaaacgtatggaaaataatgaaaaacgttaaTTACAAGCAATtgggaaactggatcaaaaaagtagtgattagaaatcaagcgtaatgtgactgcataactttttgtgtttagtttatgttccatggtgctttctttgtttcaggatttcgtttttactaccactgaaaaagagccatttattgccttttcagtttgaATATCGCACTATTGCTGAAAGAacttcggagaaatttctggagcaactcaggAAGAATTACCGGTGAAGCTtcgaaagaattcccggagaaactccgaagaaattcaatgaggaactctgaataaattcttgtagggctttctaagaaattcctgcaTGGACTTCGGAGGAATTGTCGGAGgaataatttttagagaaactccggaaaaattcctggtagaaccATGGAGGGAATTCCGGAGGAACCCTGAAGAAAATCCGGGAGGATCTCCAAAGTAATTCCTGAATGAGTTCGGAGAAATTTATGTAGGAAATccgtggaattgctattggaaatcctctgggaattcatggaggaaatccccggaggagttattataaaaaaaaaatcgctggagaaatacctggagcaaattttcggagaaattcctggatgacaTTAGTGAAATTTCCCAGAGACTGGTGGAAATCCacgaaaaaaatctccgaataAATCCCCGAAGGAGTTTCTGGATAAAATATCTGGATCTGGATATCAcaatgaaatccccagaggaattcctagacgaaatcccaggagaaattcctgctgGAAATCCCTAGAAACATTCTCGGAGGAAATACttggatgaattctctgaaaaaaaaaatccaaaaaggaatttcagaaaaaaaataactgaaattttcgaaggattttttgtacgaaatccccagagaattcttgaaggaaatcgcCGGAGCGAATACCTTAAGGAAATCcaagaaggaattcctggtgaaaggtttttttggaggaaatcctaagaggtattcctggagcatatctatggaggaatttctgatgaaaatttccttgagcaAACCCCCGGACTAATTCATGCAGCTATTCCTGAACGAATGTCTGaaagaaatccccagaggaattcctggaggaagtcgAAGtatgaatttctggtgaaaatccTGGTAGGGACATCGGAGGTACTTCGGTAGAATTCCAGGAAGAGCTCGTGGAGATTTCTTTTGGCGGTCTTCCCCAGAGGATTGCTTGGAGAAATAAGGAGGTGTCTCTgtatgaattcctggagcattGTTTTCCCGCCTTCCTTCAATCAAAAAAGGTTTCAAAAACGTATTCAGAAATAAAACAACAAGTTGCAGATTTTTGGTATTTAATTGCAATTATTTTGTACCACATTCGTAGCTAACTTCAAGTCATGTTTGAGCATTTGACAATCGCTGAAAACGTATTCCTAGAAATAAATTACGAGACCTTTGACTAGAGTATTTCGAGATGGGAACGCATTGGTTTCTTCAGTCCGAATCACTGATAACTTCCGCTTTGATGGTATCAACTACCGGAATCAATCCACTAACCGGTAGCATTTCCTGACTAATATCATTCATTCTGGAATCGGCACCATCGGACTCATTAGTGGCAGGTGGAGGTGTACCGCAACCAAAATCATCGCCGATATTCACAGTGCTGCTAAAACCTTGCAGCATGTTGTTCAAGTCGTTCAGTGCTTCAACAAGTGAGCAGACAATTTGTTTCTCATTGTTGAATCTTTCTCTCTCAACATTTATCCTGCTGCGTGATAGGGCCAAATTTTCACGCTGGATGGACACCAATTGTCCAAGCAAAGATTTGATTCCTGATTTTTTGGGAGCAGCAGGTGCAACCGCTACTGGTGGAGGAGGATCAGGCTTCTTTTGGGGGATTGCCATAAGGCTTGTCGTTGAAGTTATTACTGGTTTGGGTTGGATAGCTATCTGAGTCGCTGGGGTTGTTTTAACTAACGGTGTTGGAGTGGTTGTGTAGATGTGCTTCGAAGGAGTTATAATTTGTTGCTTCTGACTTCCAGCCGTGTTGACGAAGAGAAGTTTCATTGGTTGAACAGCACTAGAGGCCGGAGTTGAAGCAGCCGATATGGTCGCGTTGTTGGCGATGGATACAGTTGGTTTAGTGTAGAGTTGAATTGGGGAGTTGAAGTTGATCTTCGGGGCCTGTGGTTTTAGAAGGAAATTGGTAGGTACAAGAGATATTTTTCCTGGTGTAGTTGAAGTGGTGTTGGCAGCTCCAGGGACAATGGTTACATTTTGGCCTGAAGATTGAGTGATCATATTCTGATTTGGAACGATTGTGGAGATGTTGATTCCAGAGTTTCCCGTgtaattgattatttttatagTCCCAGGAGGCTTACTCGGCGTTGGGACGGTAGTTATAGTCGGCATCGTGGTAGTTGGGGCACATGTTACCACTGAGACGACGGCAGAAGATGTCACCGGTGTGCTGGTTGGTTTATTGGTTTGGGTATTCGCTTTGGATAGCTTACGCGATGTTCGTCTACGTAAGCGTGCTTTCCTACGTTCActgaaataaaatgaaataaatatacAAAATGTTACTGAATTTCACATACGATGTGTTGGGCATAAAATAAGCACAGACAAGCAGACATAACatctagaacaaatttctttaaaatcaatCGCCCAGTTCACCTCATTATCATCTCGTGAGCACGTTGCACGAAACAgtatttcgtgcaacaagatctgCAGATTGCGGTAGTGTAAAAcatcaaacgcgaagaaaaatgACGCGAGGGCCTCTGGTTGTAAGATTCAAAACATAGCgtatttgaaatgatcgttaaatgagtggtcgaaggaaattccataagtgTCTGTGGAATAACTATAACGTCGCGCTGGTTCTTCTTCTATGTAGGTAACCTCGTGgatccagtttttgctacttccAGCAAACGTGAAATGTCTAATTCTAAAATGTGTAATGCCTCGTGTATGCATGCTCGTTAAAAATGCGTCTATACGTACGAAGACACGTCTATTATTTGGTTTATTTATCACATGATGGAAGCCGTCCAGATAATTGTAGGAAATGTGTTAgagagcaggtacatcacacaccctgcAATGGAGATGTCttgggtaagaattgtagaggtagTATTTCAAGTGAATGAATTGTAACTATCTTTACATAGACATGAAATAAAAGAGAGGAGCTGGCTGGTAGCGATATCAGTTAGTAGCCTGCGGTTGAACGGAAGCCTGgttgttttgttgttttttttttttatttcaaaaaagtgatgctaatgctcatcacatcatctggagcagctcagatattaATTTGAGTGGGTATAGTCTGATGGAATAGTTCTtcatcttctttttggcattgcGTCCACACTCCGGTCAACAAACTGTAATCTCTACATTGCAATGCGCATTTGAttgatttcaaacaaattttaaggaTACTCTCCGTCTTtcgaaaatccaagtgatttgtATGATGCGATGGTTTtcaagaagcatgtcctctacGATCTGTGAAGACTACAATAAGCCCCAaatggaattccgatctgactagaagGATGAGGAACAATGAGGAAAGAGTTGGagcagacgccgttcagctggatcagaatCTTCCATGTCGGCTAGCAAGGCTCTTcgatctgctgaacgatccggctgaaAACAAATCTTTGCCAGTTTGAGTGAAGGGAGTCGGTTGAACAAGAACCTTGCAAAGtttaaggatttccaagtgaacagAATTCGCATACATAATGGTGACATTACTTCTTCTGGTGTTGACTAGGAcgatacaaaatttcaaaatgtttgaaaatccaatctcccatatataTCTATCTAttcttactataaaaatagaaaaatatcgTCCCattgtaaaaactcattctgcAAACCTTAATGAAGTTTTCTgcttttgtagatgtttgcagagctataatcccatatgaagctaaataattgcaaacaaacttataaatatcTCTTTTTCTATCCGTCGGATTAAATCGCTCtcttcagcattttttattttggtttgacgaatgagttttcactttgggataagtttgtacttacctTCCAATACTAACATGTATGgaacatttttctaaatttctccatagtaattcccatataaacctacacagttcgaacgaaacgtgtacatttttgagacatataatgcacataattggagcgtggagtttcatggatatttacatgatatatcatgtaaacttcaattatatgtcatgcaatccagcaggatcctatgtggttacatgacatataacacatttttacatgatttcagactcaaatttacatgaagtcatgtttacatcgcatatatgaagtttacatgacttgtaatgttcattatttttaacagtgtacATCATCCTTGGGCTACCATTACCTagcaagctgaaaatttcacagaacactatttttatgataaggatATTagggaagatatgggagattgaatttccaaacctcttcaaattttgaatcgccctattcaacaagcttttaaaaaacatgaaaatgagGAGCTAAAGCGCTGCTTAGAATATGTGCAACATTTGATTGTAACTTTATATATCATATACTTTTGTTCAACAGCCACAGCTGTTGTAAAGCACTACTTTAGCCAGACATGCCCAAAATTTTTCAATCACGGGCCatatttcagaaataatttttcgCGGTGGGCCAAactatttccaatattttttttaaccaaaTAAGAAAACTAAAATTCCTTTGAAATAATAGATAATTGTTTTTGAACATCCTATTAAGGATTAAGTACGAGTCCCACTCAGTATTCTATAATTATCTTGCGAAGGAGTTGTGTTAAAAAGTATGTCAGAATTTAGTTTAAGAATTGTTGAAAATCCTATCTGAATTTTATATTAGCATCTCGTCAAATATGTTATAAGAATCCTACTCAGAATTTTGTTACAAATCTACTTATCATTATTTGAAATCCTGCCTAGAATTATGTGAGAATCCTGTGTAGCATTTTGTGAAAATCCAACGcaggtttctgaaagaattattTGTAGGATACCTTCACTATCTCCATTCTAAAATCCTATTGTAGAATCTGTCagatagggagtcgatgccggttatggaccctttacGTATTATGGAcaccctacagaaaaacataaaattaactctcaaagcaaccttattcatatgaaaatccaccgggaaaACTTTGATTgtattgttagtcagcagtttcaggcaaaatatatgGTCTAAAGTGCATAAATACTgaaatttgaacagttttgtaaatgaaaccacacaagagggtccataataggcatttccaggggggtccataataagcacgtcggcagcgagccggattacatgggaatcaaatggaggatccataataggaaacgtcaaatttgtaaacatatgGACCCTCctggggtccataataggcattcagacaacagttttccaaatgtatatttcgctggaatgatcgaatgattttgtatgtttcataggcgCACTACAAAGTAAAGGCATTGAACTTGTTGTAAGACttcacaaaacgtatatccgtccaagatatcattgcggaaaagcgtcgagaatgaatttcagctactaaggggtccattactagcattgaaaccctatttGTCCAGGATTTTAAACGAATTCTGTTAAAAATTTGGCAAGAAATCCAAGAAGGCTTATGTGCTAACCCTGCACAAAATTTTGGTTCTGTAGCTTTTGCTGCTAATGGTTTTGAGGGAATTTTATTTCAGTTTTCCATAAAATTAAtgtactgggttttggaacaaTCAAGTCTTTGTTGGAAACTGCAACCACTAACAGAACACCAACACAGGGAATTTCGCGTGTAGAAGAAATAAAGTGGATTTAATTACCAAAACTTAACTATGTTGTCTCAACGACCAATCGACTCAAAGttcgggattcgggacaaaatgTGAAGCTTGATCCCGGGATTacttaaattaaaatcaaaaaacactttttttccgtTGAAAGGGAAATGCAATTTCAGCTGTACAATGATTTAACAATTAAACTTGAAgcgacaatattttttttaatcagtaAGTTCTTAAACTAATAAATTACATATtattagggacaatggaaatttgaGGAAAAATACTTGAAATTCCGCGACAGAGTTAGGCgataaatccataatttggCGGCTTTGTCGCGGTCTCATACTTTTGAgcatattttaaacaaaaaaaaaataaaaatcaaaataaaatatgtataaATTTGGGTAAGAAAGTTGCACAAGTTAAAACTAATCAGTTAGAAAATCATTAATGGAACCTGAActccaaaactgaaaaaaacatgtttatcaGACaacaactgaaatttacagcgTTTATCATATTAAATTCCTCGAGTTTCACTCATATCGCGGCATTTTTCGGTATTTCCTAAATTTTGTGTCAAAGGCCAAATTTCGCGGAATTCGTGGCTACCGAGAAATCGCGAATTACCATTGTCCCTACCTACATATTATATGTTATGAATTTTCTTATTAAGTAACTGCAAAGAAAAACAAAGCTTGCCTTGGTTAATAactatttttccattttttaaatttaaatgaaagtaTGGTCAACATACTTTTGGGAACttgtaatcagaagacacagtgtgtttgtttgacaaattgggacatgaatttgcgaaaaaatacgcgttctagtgagagcGTGCGACCACACTGAGAACTCAATGCATACTGAAATTCGTGCCGGCAAGTATTCGGCTTATAGGTATGCGGCTGTAGAGCGTAAGAACTCAGTATCCATATACAATTCGCTCTGTTTTGTAATCGGGAGATACAAACGCGGATTGGGCATCTAAGTCTGAAAGGgacatagatttgcgaata
It contains:
- the LOC5578524 gene encoding actin cytoskeleton-regulatory complex protein pan1, whose product is MSARPKRSTSDGNSFNMWVSTNKVLIGSVGGPKKPHLRNPNFDFEETKLLISLWGDPQVQKTLVTSHKKHPVIAQLAEKMREYGYNRSPEEVNTRIKNVKCFYNRVKKDHDAGIVTSWKHFQAMDEIMSRPIFGNNHQQSSSEAGPSNDDNASTDQVQVKLEPSADDDKEIRTEELLKNAEQIELKEPNLLIPKDEPMDEDDDDPNDPDFENDGDDEDDSISDDSDESDFDIDDERRKARLRRRTSRKLSKANTQTNKPTSTPVTSSAVVSVVTCAPTTTMPTITTVPTPSKPPGTIKIINYTGNSGINISTIVPNQNMITQSSGQNVTIVPGAANTTSTTPGKISLVPTNFLLKPQAPKINFNSPIQLYTKPTVSIANNATISAASTPASSAVQPMKLLFVNTAGSQKQQIITPSKHIYTTTPTPLVKTTPATQIAIQPKPVITSTTSLMAIPQKKPDPPPPVAVAPAAPKKSGIKSLLGQLVSIQRENLALSRSRINVERERFNNEKQIVCSLVEALNDLNNMLQGFSSTVNIGDDFGCGTPPPATNESDGADSRMNDISQEMLPVSGLIPVVDTIKAEVISDSD